In Vagococcus hydrophili, one DNA window encodes the following:
- a CDS encoding DUF916 domain-containing protein, whose amino-acid sequence MNRILKLVFLLVNVPILFLYEMKTVHAEEISKVDFTVEPIFPDNQVNKNLAYYDLMIKPNTEQKILLRVKNLTKEPIVVDVGITEATTNRYGKIDYGQEKPMELDPRNLSITDLIMVDEEFKQVKLKGFEEKEVSVTIKSPEKEFSGIKLGAVTFIKSGEDKIGENDYGYRIGVLLNEDRKNYDETGSLKLRSVSAGLDNGFEAINLLFSNQEPQVIKQVDINIEIRKKGKKKVITEYFLESCSIAPESKFQLSIPWDIQKMNLGYYDVKIVAKNSTKEWVWNEALEVKMTKELENQGIVLKNKNLGNHELLYLIIFFIAVLNVVVIIKRLRRSIHQKLPKEEYKSC is encoded by the coding sequence TTGAATAGAATTCTTAAGTTGGTTTTCTTATTAGTGAATGTACCAATTCTATTTTTGTATGAAATGAAGACGGTTCATGCTGAAGAGATAAGTAAAGTAGATTTTACGGTAGAACCTATTTTTCCAGACAATCAAGTGAATAAAAATTTAGCCTATTATGACTTAATGATTAAACCAAATACAGAACAAAAAATTTTACTGAGAGTAAAAAATTTAACAAAAGAACCTATTGTGGTTGATGTAGGAATAACAGAAGCCACAACGAATCGATATGGAAAGATTGATTATGGTCAAGAAAAACCAATGGAGCTTGACCCACGTAATCTATCTATAACAGATCTAATAATGGTGGATGAAGAATTTAAACAGGTAAAACTGAAAGGATTTGAAGAAAAAGAAGTGTCAGTAACAATTAAGTCGCCTGAAAAAGAATTTTCCGGGATTAAATTAGGCGCTGTTACCTTTATTAAATCTGGAGAAGATAAAATTGGAGAAAATGATTACGGTTATCGAATTGGTGTATTGTTAAATGAAGATCGAAAAAATTACGATGAAACAGGTAGTTTAAAACTACGTTCAGTGAGTGCAGGGCTTGATAATGGATTTGAAGCAATAAATTTATTGTTTTCAAATCAAGAACCTCAAGTTATTAAACAAGTAGATATAAACATTGAAATTAGAAAAAAAGGAAAGAAGAAGGTGATTACAGAGTACTTCTTAGAATCATGCTCTATTGCCCCAGAGTCTAAATTTCAATTAAGCATACCTTGGGATATTCAGAAGATGAATTTGGGATATTATGACGTGAAAATAGTAGCTAAAAATAGCACTAAAGAGTGGGTTTGGAATGAAGCTTTGGAAGTAAAAATGACTAAAGAATTAGAGAATCAAGGAATTGTTTTGAAAAACAAAAATTTGGGGAATCATGAACTATTATATCTAATTATTTTTTTCATTGCGGTTTTAAATGTAGTTGTAATCATTAAAAGATTAAGAAGAAGTATACATCAGAAACTACCAAAGGAGGAATACAAATCATGTTGA
- a CDS encoding RidA family protein, with amino-acid sequence MSRKIYTGEGVSVSGPYSHAVDAGNTIFFSGQVAKNAPDYQEVTGSIEEQTKQCFKNLEQVLKSANVTFDDVVKVNVYLTTMKNFQGMNAVYETIFSAPYPARTCVAVKELPLEADIEIEMVVYQSGEKGV; translated from the coding sequence ATGAGTCGCAAAATATATACTGGGGAAGGTGTATCAGTTTCAGGACCTTATTCTCACGCAGTGGATGCAGGCAATACCATCTTTTTTTCCGGACAAGTCGCTAAAAATGCCCCAGATTATCAAGAAGTCACAGGAAGTATTGAAGAGCAAACCAAACAATGTTTCAAAAATTTAGAGCAAGTGTTAAAATCAGCAAATGTTACTTTTGATGATGTGGTTAAAGTAAATGTTTATCTAACAACAATGAAAAATTTTCAAGGAATGAATGCTGTATATGAAACAATCTTTAGTGCGCCATATCCAGCTAGAACATGTGTCGCAGTTAAAGAATTACCATTAGAAGCGGATATCGAAATCGAAATGGTTGTTTATCAGAGTGGTGAAAAAGGCGTTTAG
- a CDS encoding MgtC/SapB family protein, producing MAGAIGYDREFKSRPAGMRTHILVCVGATMIALLQTELYIDAINQISKNAELATVIKVDQTRLIAQVISGIGFLGAGTIIVTKRSVAGLTTAASLWTVACLGLVIGMGHYTLSIIGFIIIQLTLSLLNKIIVVPSVKNLEVRYRHKAETQEFIANHFLENKVVVKGTNVYVEIENNHRIYTTTYTIEMPKGYNVYELIEDLATHENMLKIRLVDL from the coding sequence ATGGCTGGTGCGATTGGATATGATCGAGAATTCAAAAGCCGTCCAGCTGGTATGCGGACACATATTTTAGTCTGTGTGGGAGCAACTATGATAGCTTTATTACAAACAGAACTATATATAGATGCAATCAATCAGATTTCAAAAAATGCAGAATTAGCAACAGTTATTAAAGTCGACCAAACAAGGCTGATTGCACAAGTTATAAGTGGCATTGGTTTTTTAGGCGCAGGAACAATTATTGTAACTAAACGTTCTGTTGCTGGACTTACAACAGCCGCTTCTCTTTGGACAGTGGCATGTCTTGGGTTAGTGATTGGGATGGGTCATTATACCTTGAGTATTATCGGTTTTATCATTATTCAACTGACACTTTCTTTGTTGAATAAGATAATTGTTGTACCATCCGTGAAGAATTTAGAAGTAAGGTATCGTCATAAGGCAGAAACACAGGAGTTTATTGCTAACCACTTTCTAGAAAATAAAGTGGTTGTTAAAGGAACCAACGTTTATGTGGAAATAGAGAATAATCATCGAATTTATACGACTACTTATACGATTGAGATGCCAAAAGGTTACAATGTATATGAGCTAATTGAAGATTTAGCGACACATGAGAATATGTTGAAGATACGGTTGGTGGATTTGTAG
- a CDS encoding ROK family protein — MENEMKLVIDIGGTSIKYALCENGKLSKIKQVKSPSKWEEMTLIFKNMIDEYASEFPKIKSVNLSVPGVPNEETGRIDGASSLHYLHEADFISELSTIFKRPIYFENDANCASLAEMHFGAGQTCQDMLFLVIGTGIGGTVIYDRTIQKGKHHFAGEFGMMLVDGRREWAELGSAVHMARKVSKELGYEVSGEEVFELAKNGNQIAQNKVDELYFYLALGIYNLQYILDPEVIIIGGGISAQSELVAKVEEQLQKIMDFGQRAPLFPKLAVCQFGNDANLIGASMIENS; from the coding sequence GTGGAAAATGAGATGAAACTAGTCATAGATATCGGCGGCACAAGTATCAAGTATGCGTTGTGTGAAAATGGTAAACTATCAAAGATAAAGCAAGTTAAATCACCATCTAAATGGGAAGAAATGACGCTAATCTTCAAAAATATGATAGACGAGTATGCATCAGAATTTCCAAAAATAAAGTCAGTTAATCTAAGTGTCCCAGGGGTTCCAAATGAAGAAACGGGACGGATTGACGGAGCGAGTTCTCTTCATTATCTTCATGAAGCAGACTTTATATCAGAGTTATCAACAATTTTTAAGCGTCCGATTTATTTTGAAAATGATGCTAATTGTGCGAGTCTTGCTGAGATGCATTTTGGTGCTGGTCAAACTTGCCAAGACATGCTCTTTTTAGTCATTGGCACGGGAATTGGTGGTACGGTGATTTATGATCGCACGATTCAAAAAGGTAAACATCATTTTGCAGGGGAATTTGGTATGATGTTAGTAGATGGTCGGCGTGAATGGGCAGAACTTGGCTCGGCAGTTCATATGGCAAGAAAAGTTTCCAAAGAACTAGGTTATGAAGTGTCAGGGGAAGAAGTTTTTGAACTAGCTAAAAATGGAAATCAAATTGCACAAAACAAGGTGGATGAGCTTTATTTTTATTTGGCACTAGGTATTTATAATTTACAATATATCTTAGATCCAGAAGTGATTATTATTGGTGGTGGCATTTCTGCTCAATCTGAGTTAGTGGCTAAAGTAGAGGAACAATTACAAAAAATCATGGATTTCGGGCAACGTGCGCCGTTATTTCCTAAATTAGCTGTTTGTCAATTTGGGAATGATGCTAATTTAATTGGGGCGTCTATGATAGAAAATAGTTAG
- a CDS encoding lytic polysaccharide monooxygenase, whose protein sequence is MRKKLLGSMFIATCLLGGSLLLNETKVSAHGYVETPAARGYQGQLDRNTLGWSGALNLYGNVITNPQSLEAPKGFPKGGPEDGRIASANGGFGQIGDFVLDNQTSDRWKKTAVNTGENIFTWHYTAPHKTAKWHYYMTKSGWNQNKPLNRDELELIGTVNHDGTMSTNNLSHAISIPEDRTGYHVILSVWDVADTSNAFYNVIDVNVKNDTIPNIPNKPTNLQSKNTTKKSTMLTWDSQVSAKSFNVYRDNQLISTVSSNQFEDKNLEAGKEYTYEVEAISTSGSKSPKSEKLKITTIAEDIKEKPTAPQNLHSMGVDKNTASLMWRASTHTEGIKEYEVYRDGKLIKTTGQLSYQDSGLKADTSYKYTVRAISNDGIQSELSNELLITTKKEVTEPIEGRTWKVGTFSKPENYQRGEMIQYQGNSYMALVTHNNYGDTNWNPVSAPSLWIKK, encoded by the coding sequence ATGAGAAAAAAATTATTAGGATCAATGTTTATTGCAACATGTTTATTAGGAGGAAGTTTATTATTAAATGAAACAAAAGTTTCCGCACATGGTTATGTTGAAACGCCAGCTGCTCGTGGTTATCAAGGGCAATTAGATCGAAATACTTTAGGTTGGTCAGGCGCTTTAAATTTATACGGCAATGTTATTACCAACCCACAGTCTCTTGAAGCACCTAAAGGATTTCCAAAAGGTGGACCAGAGGATGGTCGTATCGCTTCTGCTAATGGTGGATTTGGACAAATTGGAGATTTTGTCTTAGATAATCAAACAAGTGATCGTTGGAAAAAAACAGCTGTGAACACAGGTGAAAATATCTTTACTTGGCACTACACAGCGCCTCACAAAACAGCCAAATGGCATTACTACATGACAAAGTCTGGTTGGAATCAAAACAAACCATTAAATAGAGATGAACTAGAATTAATTGGAACAGTCAACCATGATGGAACAATGTCTACAAATAATTTAAGTCACGCAATTTCGATTCCAGAAGATCGAACAGGTTACCATGTGATTTTATCTGTTTGGGATGTAGCAGATACATCTAATGCTTTCTATAATGTTATTGATGTAAATGTTAAAAATGATACAATACCAAATATTCCAAATAAACCAACGAATCTTCAATCAAAAAATACAACTAAAAAATCAACAATGTTAACATGGGACTCTCAAGTTTCTGCTAAATCTTTTAATGTTTATCGTGATAACCAGTTAATATCTACCGTTTCAAGTAATCAGTTTGAGGATAAAAATTTGGAAGCTGGTAAAGAGTATACATATGAAGTTGAAGCCATTTCAACTTCAGGAAGTAAATCTCCTAAGAGCGAGAAGTTAAAAATAACAACGATAGCTGAAGATATTAAAGAGAAACCAACAGCCCCACAAAATTTACATTCAATGGGCGTTGATAAAAACACAGCTTCGTTAATGTGGCGTGCATCAACACATACAGAAGGAATTAAAGAATATGAAGTTTATCGTGATGGTAAATTAATAAAAACAACAGGACAATTAAGTTATCAAGATAGTGGTTTAAAAGCAGATACTTCTTATAAATATACTGTGAGAGCGATTAGTAATGATGGGATTCAATCAGAATTAAGTAATGAGCTTTTAATAACAACTAAAAAAGAAGTAACCGAACCAATTGAAGGTCGAACATGGAAAGTTGGAACATTTTCAAAACCTGAAAATTATCAAAGAGGAGAAATGATTCAATATCAAGGGAATTCTTATATGGCTCTAGTTACTCATAATAATTATGGTGATACTAATTGGAATCCTGTTTCAGCGCCAAGTTTGTGGATAAAAAAATAG
- the rsgA gene encoding ribosome small subunit-dependent GTPase A yields MEKTKGIVVFQGQDISKIKQVDGTMITGRVSGKFRKQVMQPSDYPVVGDEVVGHMSDVDQMIIQEVTTRKSFLQRKVAGNRQDEQGIAANVSTVFITTSANEDFNLSRLERFTTIVWDSGATPVLVLTKTDLVSADKLSSLVDELETYFYGISVCQTNCYTEINEDLKSFLNKGEIVAFIGSSGVGKSTLLNQLLQEEVQTTKEIREDDARGKHTTTSRHLFTLPNGAMVIDTPGMREVGLETVSTSAFDHQYQVIYDLAETCRFSDCQHQTEPGCGVKKAIESGELDEMIFKSYLKMERELAFLKAKEDKKQRKIK; encoded by the coding sequence ATGGAAAAAACAAAAGGTATTGTCGTATTTCAAGGACAAGATATCTCAAAAATTAAACAAGTAGATGGGACAATGATTACAGGTCGCGTCTCAGGTAAATTCAGAAAACAAGTAATGCAACCAAGCGATTATCCTGTAGTGGGAGATGAAGTAGTTGGTCACATGTCTGATGTAGATCAGATGATTATTCAAGAAGTGACAACTAGAAAAAGCTTTCTACAAAGAAAAGTAGCGGGAAATAGACAAGATGAACAAGGCATCGCAGCAAATGTTTCAACTGTTTTTATCACAACCAGTGCCAATGAAGATTTTAATCTATCACGCTTAGAACGATTTACTACGATTGTTTGGGACAGTGGAGCAACGCCGGTTTTAGTCTTAACGAAAACAGATTTGGTGTCAGCAGATAAATTAAGTTCTTTAGTCGATGAGTTAGAAACTTACTTTTATGGAATTTCAGTGTGCCAAACAAATTGTTACACTGAAATTAATGAAGATTTAAAATCTTTCTTAAACAAAGGAGAGATTGTAGCGTTTATTGGGTCATCTGGTGTTGGCAAGTCGACTCTTTTAAACCAGTTACTTCAAGAAGAAGTTCAGACAACAAAAGAAATTAGAGAAGATGACGCAAGAGGAAAACACACTACAACCAGTCGCCATCTGTTTACATTGCCAAATGGTGCTATGGTGATTGATACCCCAGGAATGAGAGAAGTGGGCTTAGAAACTGTTTCTACCAGTGCCTTCGATCATCAGTATCAAGTGATATATGATTTAGCTGAAACGTGTCGTTTTTCAGATTGTCAGCATCAGACAGAACCGGGTTGCGGGGTAAAAAAGGCAATTGAATCTGGTGAACTAGATGAGATGATTTTTAAAAGCTACTTAAAAATGGAACGGGAATTAGCTTTTTTAAAAGCCAAAGAAGATAAGAAACAGCGAAAAATAAAATAA
- a CDS encoding NADH-dependent flavin oxidoreductase: MTNYQFLNSYTFNNGVTLKNKIVMAPMTTMASFHNGMLTQDELDYYETRSGGPGMIITAVANVSDSGKGFEGELSVAHDEMMDGLTQLASVLKKNGSKAVLQIFHAGRKSTTKILRGETPVSASAIAAEFPTNSETPRELTHEEIEEIITDFGEATRRAIIAGFDGIELHGANTYLLQQFYSEHSNRRSDEWGGSRDKRMTFALRVIAEVQKAIDTYATKPFLLGYRVSPEEVETPGIRLEDTLYFAETIKDKIDYLHLSMGDYKRTSINNPDDKTPIIEHFTKTINGDIPLIGIGSVERPEQADEVLELGTDLVAIGREFLREPKWVQKVMAQDEGSIRTQISPLDLDELRIPKVTQEYLKVAFRSVMHFTTDPDEYVNYQNQLAPMEGIEKKI; encoded by the coding sequence ATGACAAACTATCAATTTCTAAATTCTTATACTTTCAACAATGGGGTGACGCTTAAAAATAAAATCGTGATGGCTCCTATGACGACTATGGCAAGCTTCCATAATGGCATGTTAACGCAGGATGAGCTAGATTATTATGAAACAAGATCTGGCGGTCCTGGCATGATTATTACCGCTGTTGCTAATGTGAGTGATAGTGGTAAAGGATTTGAAGGGGAATTATCTGTGGCTCATGATGAGATGATGGATGGATTAACACAGTTAGCATCAGTTTTGAAAAAGAACGGAAGTAAAGCTGTTCTACAAATTTTCCATGCTGGACGTAAATCAACCACAAAAATTTTACGAGGAGAAACGCCAGTTAGTGCCAGCGCTATTGCTGCTGAATTTCCTACAAATTCAGAAACACCTCGTGAGTTAACTCATGAAGAGATTGAAGAAATCATAACTGATTTTGGTGAAGCTACACGACGCGCGATTATTGCTGGTTTTGATGGTATTGAATTACACGGTGCTAATACTTATTTACTTCAACAATTTTATTCTGAGCATTCTAATCGTCGTAGTGATGAATGGGGTGGCTCTCGTGATAAACGGATGACTTTTGCTTTAAGAGTGATTGCAGAAGTTCAAAAAGCAATCGATACCTACGCAACAAAGCCATTCTTACTTGGTTACCGTGTTTCTCCAGAAGAAGTTGAAACACCAGGTATTCGGTTAGAAGATACTCTTTATTTTGCTGAAACAATCAAAGATAAAATTGATTATTTACACTTATCTATGGGTGATTACAAACGAACTTCGATTAACAATCCTGATGATAAAACACCTATCATTGAACATTTTACTAAAACTATCAACGGTGATATCCCCTTAATCGGCATCGGTTCTGTGGAACGTCCAGAGCAAGCAGATGAAGTTTTAGAACTCGGTACTGATTTAGTGGCGATTGGTCGTGAATTTCTTCGTGAACCTAAATGGGTACAAAAGGTAATGGCACAGGATGAAGGTAGTATCAGAACGCAAATTAGTCCACTTGATTTAGACGAATTACGAATTCCAAAAGTGACACAAGAGTATTTAAAAGTAGCATTCCGTTCAGTGATGCATTTTACAACTGATCCTGATGAGTATGTTAATTATCAGAATCAGCTAGCACCAATGGAAGGTATTGAGAAGAAAATCTAA
- a CDS encoding lectin-like domain-containing protein has product MKKILILVAVFFVLLFIHPDTSEARVDVNSNGSVTVTGRDIGERINKTGVATGPDYDVFSNPTYTLTQYTQYNKTGAIWMTDRLSTRDPFEFYGSIEISNPKAMNILYLERLGDGMSLIFHNDDEKMVGYYGSSLGVLGLSNAHGLVIDTYANNNAGDTYPGNAWVNNSHKRDPITAGEYYYQVWSTNSRGQGERETTGSKFKVLESLRNSKSIEVSYNPVTRYITYKIDDGGKRKEHKSYVPPSQEYFYFASTASTGGSTGTHKITIKSISYTPKRFKRLVYKDVNTNQEVKSRDIETGVIGESYNFSPSPPKGYDVVSIEGKLSGKYEYDDTFDNENIIMYVRKQPTSNVYELKTKNMLSRNDNTNQLFFEKNYIDFISLSKPVSKITFTTPKYITWDLDAIGEYNGWQKIDYTTKTKNVYQIYNMNSKNNPLPNGILSNAEMQELISRYGKFKFNPDMKDQMEIDVIQLELSNDAVVLYEDSDEYGLTGYFMPYLYDQNFVKINTRENGVVNSLVDYTSNKYVYKNTNSLKTKKDQDAGSFVKRMLGSNYIATSDGYIKGDEAASSVPNVMDKYLIKFNLTNKDLGVPETKNPKLSIPQPTFLTIKDTMGNIVQERYQVGPEFYHLGDMIYQDATKLPVIEKHTFIKLEDETQAFPIKVTTETKDIVAIYESDYNYWGNVPWTFNEASGTLNLHGDKVPEAKLGTVFESPWNRGDNQKIDHKKIKVIDLVGNIKTPVNAQYLFADTYFEGAEQGNYLVNLEEIKNIESLDVSQTRDIRGMFFHAKKITELNLSNWDTTQVIGDYEMINTFSGMTSLKSISLGEKTKLLDNTGLVAKKTGNYSGKWQTVGSGSKNRPRGNWQGSTSQLEKHTREENVSADTYVWQPLLTWGNVPWSFNDSGELMLHGDEVTSPVLGDFTTSPWNIRQDYVLQATEIKKINLQGKITSSNDSNYLFSDGKTNGNYLTNLEEIKNLDTLEMGSVTRTDHMFYKVSNLSRLDLSTWNTSKVKTMDSMFDGMESLRELHLGIQTKLKTGTKLTSPKGSNYSKKWRTVGTSGSVAKPKGDWRGSALELETRTQEKLTRAEIYVWEPLVVWGSVPWSYFESGELVLHGDEVNDAYLSDYLESPWNRNDGYEIKGNLIKELTINGNTLTSYNSEYLFSSADPNKYLLNLEKITGLDSLNTLYIANYENMFLNASKLKQLDLSTWNTSQASNMNNMFGKMSNLRELHLGKQTKLLSRTGLTSPQGNNYTDKWQTVGRGTTENPKGTWSGTSIELEKRTQESLKQTDIYVWQPLVGDIYLSQYPEVYKFETRIKDKWQPVVLEPKDKEDKFISVSDERRVTSAWSLNVSAKPLTSKRNGREIEEAMFDFKTSEMMFKDNKKQRPNFNSHIELYTDNASISVMNLGALGEEPLKGEYGLKISDMKLKVPRNKVVSDEEFLSHLRWTLDAVPEF; this is encoded by the coding sequence ATGAAAAAAATATTGATATTAGTCGCAGTATTTTTTGTTCTATTGTTTATACACCCAGATACTTCAGAAGCTAGAGTTGATGTTAATTCCAATGGATCCGTAACAGTCACAGGACGAGATATAGGAGAAAGAATCAATAAAACGGGAGTTGCTACAGGTCCAGACTATGATGTTTTTTCTAATCCTACCTATACGTTGACCCAATATACTCAATATAATAAGACAGGCGCTATTTGGATGACTGACCGATTATCAACAAGAGATCCCTTTGAATTTTATGGGAGCATAGAAATTAGTAATCCTAAAGCTATGAATATTTTGTATCTTGAAAGATTAGGTGATGGAATGAGTTTAATATTTCATAATGATGATGAAAAAATGGTAGGATATTATGGTTCTAGTTTAGGTGTTTTAGGATTATCTAATGCTCATGGATTAGTAATTGATACTTATGCCAATAATAACGCTGGTGATACGTATCCAGGGAATGCTTGGGTTAATAATTCACATAAAAGAGATCCAATTACAGCAGGAGAATACTATTATCAAGTATGGTCAACGAATAGCAGAGGTCAAGGTGAGAGAGAAACAACAGGATCTAAGTTTAAGGTTTTAGAAAGTCTGAGGAATTCTAAAAGTATTGAAGTGAGTTATAATCCTGTCACCAGGTATATTACTTACAAAATTGATGATGGGGGGAAACGTAAAGAACATAAAAGTTACGTGCCACCTTCACAAGAATATTTCTATTTTGCTAGTACAGCTTCCACAGGTGGATCGACGGGAACTCATAAAATAACCATAAAAAGTATAAGCTACACTCCAAAGCGTTTTAAACGTCTAGTCTATAAAGATGTCAATACAAATCAAGAGGTCAAGAGTCGTGATATTGAAACAGGAGTCATAGGAGAGAGCTATAACTTTTCACCCAGTCCGCCAAAAGGGTATGATGTAGTTTCAATAGAAGGAAAATTATCAGGTAAATATGAGTATGATGATACTTTTGATAATGAAAATATCATCATGTATGTAAGAAAACAACCAACATCAAACGTCTATGAATTAAAAACAAAAAATATGCTTTCAAGAAACGATAATACTAATCAATTATTTTTTGAAAAAAATTATATTGATTTTATTTCTCTGAGTAAACCTGTGTCTAAAATCACTTTTACGACGCCAAAATATATCACTTGGGATTTAGATGCTATTGGTGAGTATAATGGGTGGCAAAAAATTGATTATACAACTAAAACTAAAAATGTTTATCAAATTTATAATATGAATTCTAAAAACAATCCATTACCTAACGGAATTCTTTCGAACGCAGAGATGCAAGAATTAATATCAAGATATGGAAAATTTAAATTTAACCCTGATATGAAGGATCAAATGGAAATAGATGTCATCCAGCTTGAATTATCCAATGATGCCGTAGTTTTATATGAAGATTCTGATGAATATGGTCTGACAGGTTATTTTATGCCTTATCTGTATGATCAGAATTTCGTTAAAATAAATACTAGAGAAAATGGCGTAGTAAATTCCTTAGTAGACTATACTTCAAATAAATATGTCTATAAAAATACGAATAGTTTGAAAACTAAAAAAGATCAAGATGCAGGAAGTTTTGTTAAACGAATGTTAGGTTCAAACTATATAGCTACAAGTGATGGGTATATAAAAGGTGACGAAGCAGCAAGTTCAGTACCAAATGTGATGGACAAATATTTAATTAAATTTAATTTAACAAATAAAGATTTAGGCGTTCCAGAAACTAAAAATCCAAAATTATCTATTCCCCAACCTACGTTTTTGACAATTAAAGATACCATGGGAAATATCGTTCAAGAGAGATATCAAGTTGGGCCTGAGTTTTATCATTTAGGAGATATGATATATCAAGATGCTACCAAGCTACCAGTAATTGAAAAACATACTTTTATAAAATTAGAAGATGAAACACAAGCATTTCCAATAAAAGTAACAACTGAAACTAAGGACATAGTTGCTATTTATGAGAGTGATTATAATTACTGGGGAAATGTACCATGGACATTTAATGAAGCTTCCGGTACTTTGAATTTACATGGAGATAAAGTACCGGAAGCGAAATTAGGAACGGTTTTTGAATCTCCATGGAATCGAGGAGACAATCAAAAAATAGACCATAAAAAGATTAAAGTAATTGATTTAGTAGGTAACATAAAAACACCAGTGAATGCTCAGTATTTATTTGCAGACACGTATTTTGAAGGGGCTGAGCAAGGGAATTATTTAGTGAACTTAGAAGAAATAAAAAATATAGAGTCTTTGGATGTTTCTCAAACCAGAGATATCCGAGGAATGTTTTTCCATGCTAAAAAGATAACAGAATTAAATTTATCAAACTGGGACACAACTCAAGTAATCGGTGATTATGAAATGATTAACACATTTTCTGGGATGACGAGTTTAAAGTCAATTTCATTAGGTGAAAAAACTAAATTATTAGATAATACTGGTTTAGTCGCTAAGAAAACAGGTAATTATTCTGGTAAATGGCAAACAGTAGGATCTGGCTCTAAGAATCGACCTCGTGGAAATTGGCAAGGGTCGACATCTCAATTAGAAAAACACACACGAGAAGAAAATGTTTCAGCAGATACTTATGTGTGGCAACCCCTCTTAACTTGGGGGAACGTTCCTTGGAGTTTTAATGATTCTGGAGAATTAATGTTACATGGTGATGAAGTAACAAGTCCCGTATTAGGTGATTTTACAACGTCACCGTGGAATATCAGACAAGACTATGTATTGCAAGCTACAGAAATAAAAAAAATAAATTTACAAGGAAAAATTACCTCTAGTAACGATTCTAATTATTTATTTTCAGATGGTAAGACGAATGGAAACTATCTCACAAATTTAGAGGAAATTAAAAATTTAGATACGTTAGAAATGGGCAGCGTTACTCGAACAGATCATATGTTTTATAAGGTGTCTAATTTATCAAGATTAGATTTATCCACATGGAACACATCTAAAGTTAAAACGATGGATAGTATGTTTGATGGTATGGAGTCATTAAGAGAACTTCATTTAGGTATTCAGACTAAATTAAAAACAGGGACCAAGTTAACCTCCCCTAAAGGCTCTAATTATTCTAAAAAATGGCGAACCGTAGGAACTAGTGGAAGCGTAGCTAAACCTAAGGGAGATTGGCGTGGAAGTGCTTTAGAACTTGAGACTAGAACACAAGAAAAATTAACAAGGGCAGAGATTTATGTTTGGGAACCTTTAGTGGTATGGGGAAGCGTCCCATGGAGTTATTTTGAGTCAGGAGAATTAGTTCTTCATGGTGATGAAGTGAACGATGCCTATTTAAGTGATTATTTAGAATCGCCGTGGAATCGAAATGATGGTTATGAGATTAAAGGAAACTTAATAAAAGAATTAACTATTAATGGGAATACCTTAACATCATATAATTCAGAATATTTATTCTCGTCAGCAGATCCTAATAAGTATCTGTTAAATTTAGAAAAAATAACTGGCTTGGATAGTTTAAATACATTATACATAGCAAATTATGAAAATATGTTTTTAAATGCATCGAAATTAAAACAATTAGATTTATCGACATGGAATACGTCTCAAGCTTCGAACATGAACAATATGTTCGGGAAAATGTCTAATTTAAGAGAACTTCATCTAGGCAAGCAGACGAAATTACTATCTAGAACAGGATTAACTAGTCCACAAGGAAATAATTATACAGACAAATGGCAGACAGTAGGACGTGGGACGACTGAAAATCCTAAAGGAACTTGGTCAGGAACATCCATAGAATTAGAAAAAAGAACACAAGAAAGCCTCAAACAGACAGATATCTATGTGTGGCAACCTTTAGTAGGTGACATTTATTTATCTCAGTATCCAGAGGTTTATAAATTTGAAACAAGAATTAAAGATAAATGGCAACCCGTTGTATTAGAACCTAAGGATAAAGAAGACAAATTTATTAGTGTTAGTGATGAAAGACGTGTGACTTCCGCTTGGTCATTGAATGTTTCAGCGAAACCTTTAACGAGTAAAAGAAATGGTCGTGAAATTGAAGAAGCAATGTTTGATTTTAAAACATCTGAAATGATGTTTAAAGATAATAAAAAACAACGTCCTAATTTTAATTCACACATTGAACTTTATACAGATAACGCTAGTATATCAGTCATGAATTTAGGAGCATTAGGTGAAGAGCCATTAAAAGGTGAGTACGGATTAAAAATTTCAGACATGAAATTAAAAGTACCACGAAATAAAGTAGTGAGTGATGAAGAGTTTTTAAGCCATTTACGATGGACATTAGACGCGGTTCCAGAATTTTAA